From Parus major isolate Abel chromosome 1A, Parus_major1.1, whole genome shotgun sequence, the proteins below share one genomic window:
- the ITIH5 gene encoding inter-alpha-trypsin inhibitor heavy chain H5, translating to MILWLCLCWGFSPSAGQPDSELMARYLEEQLLADYSIVEQVARRVPRQAKFLQRLETRPRMSEFHVRSTIISRYAFTTVSCTMVNSGSEAREAVFEMQIPAAAFISNFTMSIGNKTYYGEVTGKEKKNSTDGKERHKKPPSPTEGRENGYETFKASVFIPRKMQARFTLHYEELLQRRLGKYEYTVSIRPQQLVGRLRVEVNILENSGIVSLEVPPLRNSKQKGNGKAEGDISPPPSTVIGHTKTLAKVTFNPSVVEQTRIARNGILGDFIIRYDVNRELSVGDVQILNGYFVHYFAPTDLPPLPKNVVFVLDSSASMVGTKLKQTKEALFTILQDLRPEDHFNIIGFSNRIKVWQQDRLVPVTPNNIRDAKKYIHNMSPTGGTNINGALQTGAKLLNDYIAQNDIDARSVSLIIFLTDGRPTVGETQSSKILSNTKDAIRDKFCLFTIGIGNDVDHKLLERMALENCGMTRLFQEDEDAASHLKGFYDEIGTPLLSDIRVDYPEDDVEQVTQNFFPNYFNGSEIIIAGKLINRTSDKLHVEVTASNSKKYILLKTDVAIDLLSRNDIRGVPGLEDSKGDNNYIERAWSYLTIKELLNSRLKSDDSQEKDNLMEKAKSMALAYNFVTPFTVLKMKEAGLHSEPPQEEFMSPSTDGIGEKVQSLQGHKAPPGVRRGQDKQRIKISKTSADGDPHFVIDFPSSKFSVCFNIDGEPGDILRLVSDHKESGVTVNGQLIGAPAPPNGHKKHRTYFSTITILSNKPERSYLEITPRRVILDDGERLVLSCGRSAVVRSRSLEVSISAYSNITVTIRDSISFVILIHHYRKPAPYQRNHLGFYISNSKGLSSDSHGLLGQFLNHEVKLLQESLNASHQEVGQNQTEVLKANPTNTLKVKERLVPVVWKQRRIYNGQQEVDCWFAKNNADKLIDGSYKDYLASHPFDTGTSFGTINSL from the exons GAAACCAGGCCTCGGATGTCCGAGTTCCACGTGAGATCCACGATCATTTCCCGGTACGCTTTCACCACCGTGTCCTGCACCATGGTGAACAGTGGCTCTGAGGCACGGGAAGCAGTGTTTGAGATGCAgatcccagctgcagctttcaTCTCCAACTTTACCAT GAGCATTGGCAACAAGACTTACTACGGAGAGGTCACgggcaaagaaaagaaaaatagcactGATGGCAAAGAAAGGCACAAGAAACCCCCAAGCCCCACAGAAGGAAG GGAGAACGGCTATGAGACATTCAAGGCCTCTGTCTTCATTCCTCGCAAGATGCAGGCCAGGTTCACATTGCATTATGAAGAACTTCTGCAAAGGCGGCTGGGGAAATACGAATACACCGTCAGCATCCGGCCCCAGCAGCTGGTGGGGCGCTTACGAGTGGAGGTGAACATCCTGGAGAACTCAGGAATAGTGTCCCTGGAGGTGCCTCCCCTTCGAAACAGCAAGCAGAAAGGCAATGGGAAAGCTGAAG GTGATATATCTCCTCCTCCCTCTACTGTCATTGGGCACACCAAAACCTTAGCTAAGGTTACATTCAATCCCAGTGTTGTTGAGCAAACCAGGATCGCCCGAAACGGAATTTTGGGAGACTTCATAATTAGATATGATGTCAACAGGGAGCTGAGTGTTGGGGATGTTCAG ATCCTCAATGGATATTTCGTGCACTACTTCGCCCCCACAGATCTTCCTCCCTTGCCAAAGAACGTCGTGTTCGTGCTGGACAGCAGCGCTTCCATGGTGGGGACGAAGCTGAAGCAG acCAAAGAAGCTCTCTTCACAATTCTCCAGGACCTAAGGCCTGAAGACCACTTCAACATCATTGGCTTTTCCAACCGAATAAAGGTCTGGCAGCAGGACCGGCTGGTGCCAGTTACTCCAAATAACATCAGGGATGCCAAAAAGTACATCCATAACATGTCACCTACTGGAG GGACTAATATTAACGGGGCTCTGCAGACCGGGGCGAAGCTGCTGAATGATTACATTGCTCAGAATGACATTGACGCCAGGAGCGTGTCCCTGATCATCTTCCTCACGGATGGGAGGCCGACTGTTGGGGAAACACAGTCATCCAAAATCCTCAGCAACACCAAGGATGCCATCCGGGAtaaattctgccttttcacCATCGGCATTGGCAACGACGTGGACCacaagctgctggagaggatGGCACTGGAGAACTGTGGCATGACGAGGCTTTtccaggaggatgaggatgcaGCCAGCCACCTCAAGGg GTTCTATGATGAAATAGGGACACCCCTTCTCTCTGACATCCGTGTTGATTACCCCGAAGATGATGTGGAGCAGGTCACCCAGAACTTCTTCCCCAACTACTTCAATGGCTCTGAAATTATCATAGCCGGCAAACTCATCAACCGCACCTCGGATAAACTCCACGTGGAGGTGACTGCCAGCAATTCCAAGAAGTACATCCTCCTCAAAACAGATGTGGCCATTGACCTGCTGAGCAGAAATGACATCAGAGGTGTCCCCGGCCTGGAGGATAGCAAAGGTGACAATAATTACATCGAGAGGGCGTGGAGTTACCTCACCATCAAGGAATTGCTCAACTCTCGGCTGAAGAGTGATGACAGTCAGGAAAAGGACAATTTGATGGAAAAAGCCAAGTCAATGGCCTTGGCTTACAATTTTGTTACCCCCTTCACTGTTCTGAAGATGAAAGAGGCCGGTCTCCACTCAGAGCCACCTCAGGAGGAGTTTATGAGCCCTTCCACTGATGGCATCGGGGAAAAGGTGCAGAGCCTGCAGGGGCACAAGGCCCCACCAG GTGTACGCAGAGGGCAGGATAAACAGAGAATTAAAATCTCCAAAACTTCAG CGGATGGAGACCCTCACTTCGTCATTGATTTTCCCTCTAGCAAGTTCTCTGTCTGCTTCAACATTGATGGAGAACCAGGGGACATTCTCCGGCTGGTCTCTGATCACAAGGAATCTG GTGTAACTGTGAACGGGCAATTAATTGGAGCTCCCGCACCACCCAACGGCCACAAGAAACATCGGACTTACTTCAGCACCATCACCATCCTCAGCAACAAGCCAGAGAGGTCTTACCTGGAGATCACACCCAGGAGAGTCATCCTGGATGATGGGGAAAGGCTTGTCCTGTCCTGTGGCCGGAGTGCTGTTGTGAGAAGCCGGAGCCTCGAGGTGTCCATCTCTGCCTACTCCAACATCACCGTGACGATCCGGGACTCCATCAGCTTTGTCATCCTCATTCACCACTACAGGAAACCAGCCCCATACCAGAGGAATCACCTGGGGTTCTACATCTCCAACAGTAAAGGCCTCTCTTCTGACTCCCATGGGCTACTGG GTCAGTTCTTGAACCACGAAGTTAAGCTTCTTCAGGAATCCCTAAATGCAAGTCATCAGGAGGTTGGGCAGAACCAAACTGAGGTGTTGAAGGCAAACCCTACAAACACCCTGAAGGTGAAGGAGCGGCTCGTTCCTGTTGtgtggaagcagaggaggatCTACAATGGCCAGCAGGAAGTTGACTGCTGGTTTGCCAAGAACAACGCAGACAAACTGATCGATGGGAGCTATAAGGACTATTTGGCTTCTCATCCTTTTGACACAGGGACCAGCTTTGGGACAATTAACAGCCTTTAA